One part of the Mycobacterium marinum genome encodes these proteins:
- a CDS encoding pyrimidine reductase family protein: protein MPDPTSGRSADAQLTLLGTDRQLTDEDLPEFYGYPAKLSGTWLRANFITSLDGGATVGGTSGGLAGPGDRAVFVLLRELADVILVGAGTVRIEGYSGAQLGVAERQQRQARGQSEVPQLAIATNTGQLDRDLPVFTRTEVPPLVLTAAAAVYDTRRRLTGLAEVVDCSGKDPHRVDEGLLLARLAGRGMRRILTEGGPTLFGSLIEQDLLDELCLTIAPVVVGGLPRRIASGPGQLQTRMHCAHVITDDAGYLYTRYVRA, encoded by the coding sequence ATGCCTGACCCAACCTCAGGCCGGTCCGCCGATGCACAGCTGACGCTGCTCGGAACCGACCGCCAACTCACCGACGAGGACCTGCCCGAGTTCTACGGCTATCCGGCGAAGCTGAGCGGCACCTGGTTGCGGGCCAATTTCATCACCAGCCTCGACGGCGGCGCGACCGTCGGGGGCACCAGCGGCGGCCTAGCGGGGCCGGGCGACCGAGCCGTGTTTGTTCTGCTGCGTGAGCTGGCCGACGTCATCCTGGTCGGCGCGGGCACGGTGCGCATCGAGGGCTATTCCGGTGCGCAACTGGGCGTCGCGGAACGCCAGCAGCGGCAGGCCCGCGGACAGAGCGAAGTCCCGCAACTGGCGATCGCCACCAACACGGGTCAGCTGGACCGGGATCTGCCCGTGTTCACCCGAACCGAGGTACCACCGCTGGTACTGACCGCCGCGGCGGCCGTCTACGACACCCGCCGGCGGCTGACCGGCCTCGCCGAAGTGGTCGACTGCTCCGGCAAGGACCCCCACCGGGTCGACGAGGGCCTGCTGCTGGCCAGACTCGCCGGGCGGGGCATGCGCCGCATCCTCACCGAGGGCGGACCAACGCTGTTCGGATCGCTGATCGAGCAGGATCTGCTCGACGAATTGTGTCTGACCATCGCCCCCGTTGTGGTGGGTGGTCTGCCCCGGCGCATCGCGTCCGGCCCGGGCCAGCTGCAAACCCGGATGCACTGCGCCCACGTCATCACCGACGATGCCGGGTACCTCTACACCCGCTACGTTCGAGCCTGA
- the msrB gene encoding peptide-methionine (R)-S-oxide reductase MsrB, which yields MTSSDAGSQRPKLQLSEDEWRKRLSQREYDVLRLAGTERPFTGEYTDTKTQGIYQCRACGAELFRSTEKFESHCGWPSFFDPSASEAVILRPDHSLGQLRTEVLCANCHSHLGHVFAGEGYPTPTDLRYCINSISLRLVPTDSSAQ from the coding sequence ATGACCTCCTCCGACGCCGGCTCGCAGCGTCCGAAACTGCAACTCAGCGAAGACGAGTGGCGCAAAAGGCTCAGCCAGCGGGAGTACGACGTGCTGCGTCTGGCCGGCACCGAACGCCCGTTCACCGGCGAGTACACCGACACCAAGACGCAAGGCATCTACCAATGCCGGGCCTGTGGCGCGGAGTTGTTCCGCAGTACCGAGAAGTTCGAATCGCATTGCGGCTGGCCGTCATTCTTTGACCCGTCGGCCAGCGAGGCGGTGATCCTGCGTCCCGACCACTCACTGGGCCAGCTGCGTACCGAGGTGCTGTGCGCGAACTGCCACAGCCACCTGGGCCATGTGTTCGCCGGCGAGGGGTATCCGACACCGACGGATCTGCGTTACTGCATCAACTCGATCTCGCTGCGCCTGGTTCCCACGGACTCATCAGCGCAATAG
- a CDS encoding alpha/beta fold hydrolase — translation MRPTLAAAALAGASGLVGWGGARALARRIERNPDPFPRERLLAEPQGERVAITRPDGTVLHALVAGRGTPVILVHGYCASLIEWNFVWDELLARGLRVIAFDQRGHGRSTLGAEGIGSEPMADDLAAVLHHFDIRDGVLVGHSMGGFVSIRALLDHGALAQRLRAVVLFATWAGRVLDGAPQNRLQIPLLERGILQRLLRSRTIAVLFGAAQCGARPSPAMISVFLDWFHQHLDRHGPHLPIVRAFSREDRYPRLAEISVPAVVMVGSSDRTTPPSHSHRLAAGIPGARLVTVPGAGHLLNWEAVDELAEVVESFAAQR, via the coding sequence ATGAGACCGACGCTGGCCGCCGCGGCCCTAGCCGGTGCAAGCGGTCTGGTCGGCTGGGGTGGTGCCCGGGCCCTGGCCCGCCGAATCGAGCGCAATCCCGACCCGTTTCCCAGGGAACGGTTGCTGGCCGAACCACAAGGTGAGCGGGTCGCGATCACCCGCCCCGACGGGACCGTGCTGCATGCGTTGGTGGCAGGCCGGGGGACGCCGGTGATTTTGGTCCATGGCTACTGCGCCAGCCTCATCGAGTGGAATTTCGTCTGGGACGAACTGCTGGCCCGGGGCCTGCGGGTGATTGCCTTTGATCAGCGCGGCCATGGCCGGTCGACACTGGGCGCCGAGGGAATCGGATCGGAGCCCATGGCCGACGATCTTGCCGCGGTGCTGCACCACTTCGACATCCGCGACGGCGTGCTGGTCGGACATTCGATGGGGGGCTTCGTCAGCATCCGCGCCCTGCTCGACCATGGTGCCCTGGCACAGCGGCTGCGCGCGGTGGTGCTGTTCGCCACCTGGGCGGGCCGGGTGCTGGACGGGGCTCCGCAGAACCGCCTGCAGATCCCGCTGCTGGAACGCGGGATCCTGCAACGGCTGCTGCGCAGCAGGACCATCGCGGTGCTGTTCGGGGCGGCACAGTGCGGGGCGCGTCCGTCACCGGCAATGATCTCGGTATTCCTCGACTGGTTCCATCAACATCTCGACCGGCACGGACCGCACCTACCCATCGTGCGGGCGTTCTCGCGCGAGGATCGCTATCCACGGCTGGCCGAGATCTCGGTGCCGGCGGTGGTGATGGTGGGCTCCTCGGATCGCACCACCCCGCCCAGCCACTCGCACCGGCTGGCCGCCGGAATTCCGGGTGCCCGGCTGGTCACCGTGCCCGGCGCGGGACACCTGCTGAACTGGGAGGCGGTTGACGAGCTGGCCGAAGTCGTCGAATCCTTTGCGGCGCAGCGGTGA
- a CDS encoding class I SAM-dependent methyltransferase — protein MTAPDPTDPTRFEEMYRDQRVAHGLPAATPWDIGGPQPVVEQLVALGAVKGEVLDPGTGPGHHAIYYASKGYSATGIDGSATAIERARDNAAKAGVSVNFQVADATRLEGLDNRFDTVVDCAFYHTFGTAPELQRSYVQALRRATKPGARLYMYEFGSHQVNGLTAIRSLPEENFREMLPLGGWEITYLGPTTYRTTVSMETLETMAARNPEVADQVGPLVERFKTMQPWLTDGIAHVPFWEVHATRLD, from the coding sequence ATGACCGCCCCGGATCCGACCGACCCCACCCGCTTCGAGGAGATGTATCGCGACCAGCGGGTGGCACACGGCCTGCCGGCGGCCACACCGTGGGACATCGGCGGCCCGCAACCGGTGGTTGAGCAGCTGGTCGCGCTGGGCGCGGTCAAGGGGGAGGTGCTCGACCCGGGCACCGGGCCCGGCCACCACGCGATCTATTACGCGTCCAAGGGTTACTCGGCGACCGGCATCGACGGATCGGCGACCGCCATCGAGCGGGCCCGGGACAACGCGGCCAAGGCCGGGGTGTCGGTGAACTTCCAGGTGGCCGACGCTACGAGGCTGGAAGGCTTGGACAACCGATTCGACACCGTCGTCGACTGCGCCTTCTATCACACCTTCGGTACCGCGCCCGAGCTGCAGAGGTCCTACGTGCAGGCGCTGCGGCGGGCGACCAAGCCGGGCGCACGGCTTTACATGTACGAGTTCGGCTCCCACCAGGTCAACGGATTGACCGCCATCCGGTCACTGCCGGAGGAAAACTTCCGCGAGATGCTGCCACTTGGTGGTTGGGAGATCACCTATCTGGGGCCGACCACCTACCGCACCACGGTGAGCATGGAGACGCTGGAAACCATGGCCGCGCGAAACCCCGAGGTGGCTGACCAGGTCGGGCCCCTGGTGGAGCGGTTCAAGACGATGCAGCCCTGGCTGACCGACGGCATCGCGCACGTCCCGTTCTGGGAAGTCCACGCCACCCGGCTGGACTGA
- a CDS encoding Clp protease N-terminal domain-containing protein — protein sequence MAESTKITYPVRLDELIDAIKQVHTNALDQLTDAVLAAEHLGEIADHLIGHFVDQARRSGASWTDIGKSMGVTKQAAQKRFVPRAEATTLDPEQGFGRFTPRARSAVVAAQNAAHQGANDEITPDHLLLGVLADPAALATALLRMQAIDTEALRASVRLPAATGETPALIPFSGPARKVLELTFREALRLGHNYIGTEHMLLALLELEDGAGPLHRSGVEKSRAEADLSSALESLTGHGPDGRPGKS from the coding sequence GTGGCCGAGTCGACGAAAATCACCTATCCCGTCCGCCTCGACGAACTGATCGACGCGATCAAACAGGTCCACACCAACGCGCTGGACCAACTGACCGACGCCGTCCTGGCCGCCGAACACCTCGGCGAGATCGCCGACCATCTGATCGGACACTTCGTCGACCAGGCGCGTCGTTCCGGAGCCTCATGGACCGACATCGGCAAGAGCATGGGAGTGACCAAACAGGCCGCACAGAAGCGATTCGTCCCCCGAGCCGAAGCCACCACGCTGGACCCGGAGCAAGGCTTCGGACGCTTCACGCCACGCGCTCGCAGCGCGGTGGTCGCCGCCCAAAACGCCGCCCACCAAGGCGCCAACGACGAGATCACCCCCGACCACCTGCTGCTGGGAGTGCTGGCCGACCCCGCCGCGCTGGCCACCGCGCTGCTGCGGATGCAAGCGATCGACACCGAGGCCCTGCGCGCGTCGGTGCGCCTACCCGCGGCCACCGGCGAAACCCCTGCCCTCATCCCGTTCAGTGGGCCGGCGCGCAAGGTGCTGGAACTGACCTTCCGTGAGGCCCTTCGGCTCGGCCACAACTACATCGGCACCGAGCACATGCTGCTCGCGCTGCTCGAACTCGAGGACGGAGCCGGACCGCTACACCGATCCGGTGTCGAGAAGTCACGTGCGGAGGCCGATCTGAGCAGCGCACTCGAATCGTTGACCGGCCACGGACCGGACGGCCGGCCCGGCAAGTCCTGA
- the hemQ gene encoding hydrogen peroxide-dependent heme synthase: MARLDYDVLNATIRYLMFSVFSVRPGELGDHREAVIDDAATFFKQQEERGVVVRGLYDVAGLRADADFMIWTHAEHIETLQATYSDFRRTTTLGRACTPVWSSVGLHRPAEFNKSHIPAFLAGEEPGAYICVYPFVRSYEWYLLPDEERRRMLAEHGMAARGYKDVRANTVPAFALGDYEWILAFEAPELDRIVDLMRDLRATDARRHTRAETPFYSGPRVPVEQLVNSLP; encoded by the coding sequence ATGGCACGCCTCGACTACGACGTCCTGAACGCAACCATTCGGTACCTGATGTTCTCGGTGTTCTCTGTGCGGCCGGGCGAACTCGGTGACCACCGCGAAGCCGTGATCGACGACGCTGCGACGTTTTTCAAGCAGCAGGAGGAACGCGGCGTCGTGGTGCGCGGCCTCTACGACGTCGCGGGCCTGCGGGCGGACGCGGATTTCATGATCTGGACCCACGCCGAGCACATCGAAACGTTGCAGGCAACCTATTCGGACTTTCGGCGCACCACCACCTTGGGGCGGGCCTGCACTCCGGTGTGGAGCAGCGTCGGGCTGCATCGCCCGGCCGAGTTCAACAAGAGCCACATCCCGGCATTTCTGGCCGGCGAGGAGCCCGGCGCCTACATCTGCGTGTATCCGTTCGTGCGCTCCTACGAGTGGTATCTGCTGCCCGACGAGGAGCGACGTCGCATGCTCGCCGAGCACGGCATGGCCGCGCGTGGCTACAAGGACGTTCGGGCCAACACGGTGCCGGCGTTCGCGCTGGGCGACTACGAGTGGATCCTGGCGTTTGAGGCCCCCGAGTTGGACCGCATCGTCGATTTGATGCGTGACCTGCGGGCCACCGACGCCCGACGGCACACCCGTGCGGAGACGCCGTTCTACAGCGGGCCGCGGGTGCCCGTCGAGCAGCTGGTGAACTCGCTGCCATGA
- a CDS encoding alpha/beta hydrolase, giving the protein MVTVVGMSRRLPSTPIRVAVAFSVTTVLAACVPVLGADPRFATNTGARPQGAATTTPPPSGPPPIAAPKNDLSWTDCTSQVYSDAGVQGAPGTRLECATFDNDLDPVNGGSGSVSIGVVRARSGQTPRDAGPLVFTTGSDLPSSTQLPVWLSHAGADVLRTHPIVAIDRRGMGMSSPIDCRDHYERTEMRDQSQFQTGDDPVANLSTISNEATTDCTDAIAPGASAYDNGHAASDIERLRNLWDVPALALVGIGNGAQVALTYAGSRPDKVARLILDSPVALGVSAEAAAEQQVKGQQAALDAFAAQCVAVHCALGSDPKGAVAALLNDARSDNGPGGESVASIATAITTALGFPTADRIRTTTSLADALVAARAGDMNQLSNLINRADALQHTDGQFVSSCSDAVNRPTPDRVRELVVAWGKIYPQFGTVAALNLVKCVHWPSGSTTDAPKSLKVNVLLLGVQNDPIVGNEGVAQTAATIINANAASKRVMWQGIGHGASIYSSCAVPPLIGYLNDGELPGTDTYCPA; this is encoded by the coding sequence GTGGTTACTGTTGTCGGCATGAGTCGGCGCCTCCCGTCCACCCCGATTCGCGTCGCGGTGGCCTTCTCGGTGACCACAGTGCTGGCTGCCTGCGTTCCGGTACTGGGCGCTGACCCGCGCTTTGCCACCAATACCGGCGCGCGCCCGCAAGGCGCCGCCACCACCACACCACCGCCCAGCGGCCCGCCGCCGATCGCCGCGCCCAAGAACGATCTGTCCTGGACCGACTGCACCTCACAGGTCTATTCCGATGCCGGCGTTCAGGGCGCCCCCGGCACCAGGCTGGAGTGCGCGACCTTCGACAACGACCTGGATCCGGTCAACGGCGGATCCGGGTCCGTCAGTATCGGCGTGGTGCGCGCCCGCTCCGGCCAGACGCCACGCGACGCCGGGCCCCTGGTCTTCACCACCGGCTCCGACCTGCCGTCGTCGACTCAGTTGCCGGTCTGGCTGTCCCATGCCGGTGCCGACGTGCTGCGCACCCACCCGATCGTTGCCATCGACCGCCGTGGGATGGGCATGTCGAGCCCGATCGACTGCCGCGACCACTACGAGCGCACCGAGATGCGTGATCAGTCGCAGTTCCAGACCGGCGATGACCCGGTGGCCAACCTTTCGACGATCTCCAACGAAGCCACCACCGACTGCACCGACGCCATCGCCCCCGGCGCATCCGCCTACGACAACGGACACGCCGCATCCGACATCGAGCGGCTGCGCAATCTGTGGGATGTGCCGGCACTGGCGCTGGTCGGCATCGGCAACGGCGCTCAGGTCGCCCTCACCTACGCCGGATCACGACCCGACAAGGTCGCCCGGCTGATCCTCGACTCCCCGGTGGCTTTGGGGGTCAGCGCCGAAGCCGCCGCTGAACAACAGGTCAAGGGTCAGCAAGCGGCGCTGGATGCGTTCGCCGCACAGTGTGTCGCGGTGCACTGCGCGCTCGGATCCGATCCCAAGGGCGCCGTCGCCGCACTGCTGAACGACGCCCGTTCCGACAACGGCCCCGGCGGCGAGTCGGTGGCCTCGATAGCCACCGCCATCACCACCGCCCTGGGCTTTCCCACCGCGGACCGCATCCGCACCACGACCAGCCTGGCGGACGCGCTGGTGGCCGCCCGCGCGGGTGACATGAACCAGCTGTCCAACCTGATCAACCGGGCCGATGCCCTGCAGCACACCGACGGCCAGTTCGTCAGCTCGTGCAGCGACGCGGTGAATCGCCCCACCCCGGACCGGGTTCGCGAACTGGTGGTCGCCTGGGGCAAGATCTATCCGCAATTCGGCACGGTCGCCGCACTCAACCTGGTCAAGTGCGTGCACTGGCCCAGCGGCTCGACAACCGACGCCCCCAAGAGCCTCAAGGTCAACGTGCTGTTGCTGGGGGTGCAGAACGACCCGATCGTGGGCAACGAAGGCGTCGCCCAGACCGCGGCCACGATCATCAACGCCAACGCCGCCAGCAAGCGAGTGATGTGGCAGGGCATCGGACACGGTGCCAGCATCTATTCGTCCTGCGCGGTACCGCCGCTGATCGGCTATCTCAACGACGGCGAACTGCCGGGCACCGACACCTACTGTCCCGCCTGA
- a CDS encoding GNAT family N-acetyltransferase, whose product MNVQIAAAGPVDAAELGAVAARTFPLACPPSAPAEHVASFIETNLSGDRFAEYLNDPQRTILAARAGGRIVGYAMLVRADTDDCDVELSKLYLLPDQHGTGTAKALMDNALTTAQDWGARRVWLGVNQENQRAQRFYAKRGFTVSGTRTFQLGPHQENDYIMVRELR is encoded by the coding sequence CTGAACGTCCAGATCGCCGCGGCGGGCCCCGTCGACGCCGCCGAGTTGGGTGCGGTGGCCGCGCGCACCTTCCCGCTGGCTTGTCCGCCGTCGGCACCGGCCGAACACGTCGCGTCGTTCATCGAGACCAACTTGTCGGGCGACCGGTTCGCCGAATATCTCAACGATCCGCAGCGCACCATTCTTGCCGCTCGCGCTGGCGGCCGAATTGTGGGCTACGCCATGCTCGTTCGCGCCGATACCGACGACTGCGATGTCGAGTTGTCCAAGCTGTACCTATTGCCCGACCAGCACGGCACCGGAACCGCCAAGGCGCTGATGGACAATGCGCTCACTACCGCCCAAGACTGGGGAGCCCGCCGAGTATGGCTCGGGGTGAACCAGGAAAACCAACGGGCCCAACGCTTCTACGCCAAACGCGGGTTCACGGTGAGTGGCACCAGAACATTTCAGTTGGGCCCCCACCAAGAGAACGACTACATCATGGTTCGCGAGCTTCGCTGA
- a CDS encoding DUF732 domain-containing protein, giving the protein MKLLVGVTGLAVMVGLAAPAQADANDDAFLVALGKAGITYPDAARAIAAAKWICQQVNNGTQTVDVVKQVQSSNSGLQEDGAAKFTAIAANAYCPTILSGHGANPPG; this is encoded by the coding sequence ATGAAGCTCTTGGTTGGGGTGACAGGGTTGGCCGTCATGGTCGGCCTGGCCGCACCCGCACAGGCCGATGCCAACGATGACGCATTCCTGGTTGCGCTGGGAAAGGCCGGCATCACCTATCCGGACGCGGCGCGGGCGATCGCGGCCGCCAAATGGATATGTCAGCAAGTGAACAACGGGACTCAGACGGTCGACGTCGTCAAGCAGGTGCAGAGCTCCAACTCCGGGCTCCAAGAAGATGGCGCAGCCAAGTTCACCGCGATCGCGGCCAATGCCTATTGCCCCACGATCCTTTCCGGCCACGGCGCAAACCCTCCCGGCTGA
- the zapE gene encoding cell division protein ZapE, which translates to MKLIATRRYSASMHGSTSAGAWGGVAHLVDRHPSVSPERLIAQLRPPPTFAEVSFSTYRPDPAEPTQAAALVACREFCQEAVQRRAGRKKLLGRREVLPGVGLYLDGGFGVGKTHLLASSYYQLPGLGPDAPEQPKAFATFGELTQLAGVFGFAECIDLLANHTAVCIDEFELDDPGNTTLISRMLSALVQRGVSVAATSNTLPEQLGEGRFAAQDFLREINTLASIFTTVRIEGPDYRHRGLPPAPRPLSDDQVAQRAATVRGATLDDFDALCAHLATMHPSRYLTLIDGVSAVFLTGVHPIEDQHVALRLVALTDRLYDAGIPVVASGAKLDTIFSEEMLAGGYRKKYLRATSRLLALTAPVSEAREP; encoded by the coding sequence ATGAAGTTGATTGCAACACGCCGCTACAGTGCCAGCATGCACGGGTCCACTTCTGCGGGTGCTTGGGGAGGGGTGGCGCATCTGGTGGACCGTCATCCGTCGGTGTCGCCAGAGCGGCTGATTGCCCAATTGCGGCCGCCCCCAACCTTCGCCGAGGTGAGCTTCTCGACGTATCGGCCGGATCCCGCGGAACCGACCCAGGCCGCCGCCCTGGTGGCGTGCCGGGAATTTTGCCAGGAGGCGGTGCAGCGCCGGGCTGGCCGCAAGAAGCTGTTGGGCAGGCGTGAGGTGTTGCCCGGCGTGGGGCTGTACCTCGATGGCGGATTCGGTGTGGGTAAGACCCACTTGCTGGCCTCGTCCTACTACCAGCTGCCCGGCTTGGGGCCGGACGCACCCGAACAGCCCAAGGCGTTCGCGACCTTTGGTGAGCTGACCCAGTTGGCGGGCGTTTTCGGCTTCGCGGAATGCATCGACCTGCTGGCCAATCACACGGCCGTGTGCATCGACGAGTTCGAGCTTGATGACCCCGGTAACACCACGCTGATCTCCCGGATGCTCTCGGCGTTGGTGCAGCGGGGCGTGTCGGTGGCCGCCACCTCCAATACGCTGCCCGAACAGCTGGGTGAGGGGCGCTTTGCCGCCCAGGACTTTCTGCGCGAGATCAACACGCTGGCAAGTATTTTCACCACGGTGCGGATCGAGGGGCCGGACTACCGCCACCGTGGCCTGCCGCCGGCGCCGCGGCCGTTGTCCGATGATCAGGTCGCCCAGCGCGCTGCTACGGTGCGCGGCGCGACCCTCGATGACTTCGACGCCCTGTGCGCCCACCTGGCCACCATGCATCCATCGCGTTATCTGACCCTGATCGACGGTGTGAGCGCGGTGTTTCTGACCGGTGTGCACCCCATCGAGGACCAACATGTTGCGCTGCGGCTGGTGGCGCTCACCGATCGGCTCTATGACGCCGGCATCCCGGTGGTGGCATCCGGGGCCAAGCTGGACACCATTTTCAGCGAGGAGATGCTGGCCGGCGGCTACCGCAAGAAGTATCTACGTGCCACCTCACGACTGTTGGCTTTGACGGCCCCGGTCAGCGAAGCTCGCGAACCATGA
- the aftC gene encoding arabinofuranan 3-O-arabinosyltransferase translates to MYGALVTAADSTRTGLRECMQAAFRPRTGPPSASTILRSVLWPAAILSVLHRAIVLTTNGNITDDFKPVYRAVLNFRRGWDIYNEHFDYVDPHYLYPPGGTLLMAPFGYLPFAPSRYLFISINTAAILLAAYLLLRLFNFTLTSVAAPALVLAMFATETVTNTLVFTNINGCILLLEVLFLRWLLDGRVSHQWWAGIAIGFTLVLKPLLGPLLLLPLLNRQWRTLVTAIVIPIAINVAALPLINHPMDFFTRTLPYILGTRDYFNSSIQGNGIYFGLPTWLILFLRLLFTAIAIASLWLLYRYYRTRDPLFWFTTSSGVLLLWSWLAMSLAQGYYSMMLFPFLMTITLRNSVIRNWPAWLGIYGFMTLDRWLLFNWMRWGRALEYLKITYGWSLLLIVTFTVLYFRYLDAKAEDRLDSGIDPAWLTAERERASVDA, encoded by the coding sequence GTGTACGGTGCGCTGGTGACCGCGGCTGACTCGACCCGAACCGGCTTGCGTGAATGCATGCAAGCCGCATTCCGTCCCCGTACCGGCCCACCGAGCGCGTCTACGATATTGCGCTCGGTGCTGTGGCCGGCGGCCATTTTGTCGGTACTGCATCGCGCCATCGTGCTGACCACCAACGGGAACATCACTGACGACTTCAAGCCGGTGTATCGGGCGGTGCTCAACTTCCGCCGCGGCTGGGATATCTACAACGAGCATTTCGACTACGTCGACCCGCACTATCTCTACCCGCCGGGCGGCACACTGCTGATGGCCCCGTTCGGGTACCTGCCCTTCGCGCCGTCGCGCTACCTGTTCATCTCTATCAACACCGCGGCCATCCTGCTGGCGGCGTACCTGTTGCTGCGGCTGTTCAACTTCACGCTGACCTCGGTCGCCGCTCCCGCCCTGGTGTTGGCCATGTTCGCCACCGAGACCGTGACCAACACCCTGGTCTTCACCAACATCAACGGCTGCATTCTGCTGCTCGAGGTGCTGTTCCTGCGGTGGCTGCTGGACGGCCGGGTCAGTCATCAATGGTGGGCCGGGATAGCCATCGGATTCACGCTGGTACTCAAACCACTACTCGGCCCGCTGCTGCTGCTGCCCCTGCTCAACCGCCAGTGGCGCACGCTGGTGACCGCCATCGTGATCCCCATCGCCATCAACGTGGCCGCCCTGCCGCTGATCAATCATCCGATGGACTTCTTCACGCGGACATTGCCCTACATCCTGGGCACCCGCGACTACTTCAACAGTTCGATCCAGGGCAATGGCATCTACTTCGGCCTGCCGACCTGGTTGATCCTGTTCCTGCGGCTGCTGTTCACCGCAATCGCGATCGCCAGCTTGTGGCTGTTGTACCGCTACTACCGCACCCGCGATCCCCTGTTCTGGTTCACCACCTCCTCGGGTGTGCTGCTGCTGTGGTCGTGGCTGGCGATGTCGCTGGCCCAGGGCTACTACTCGATGATGCTGTTCCCGTTCCTGATGACGATCACGCTGCGCAACTCGGTGATCCGGAACTGGCCGGCGTGGCTGGGGATCTACGGCTTCATGACGCTGGATCGCTGGCTGCTGTTCAACTGGATGCGGTGGGGCCGCGCCCTCGAGTATCTGAAGATCACCTACGGGTGGTCGCTGCTGTTGATCGTGACGTTCACCGTGCTGTATTTCCGCTACCTGGACGCCAAGGCCGAAGACCGGTTGGATAGCGGGATCGATCCGGCGTGGCTGACGGCCGAGCGAGAGCGCGCTAGCGTGGACGCATGA